One segment of Cetobacterium sp. NK01 DNA contains the following:
- the pheT gene encoding phenylalanine--tRNA ligase subunit beta, translated as MLISLDWLKQYVDIKEDIKELENTLTMIGQEVEAIDEQGKDLAKVVIGQITEYGKHPESEKLTLLKVNVGADEDLQIVCGAPNHKLGDKVVVATIGAILPGDFKIKKSKIRGVESQGMLCSEVELGLGTDGDGIIILPEDAPLGVEYRVYKKLNDVIFELEITPNRPDCLSYIGIAREIAAYYGRKIKCPEFESKKIIESINTGHIDVRIEDKERCKRFSGKVIKNIKVGESPEWLKNRLISMGLKPINNVVDATNYILFECNQPLHAYDLTKIADRKIIVRKAIDGEKIVTLDGVERELNRGELVIADAEKPLGIAGIMGGESSKVTEETTEIFLECAYFTPDNIRKTSKEIGLSSDSSYRFERGLDIENTAEVLERAADLISQLTGGEILEGCIDKYIEKYEKIEIPLNIEKLRKFMGKNIEIDVVGKILTNLGIKIKTLNSTTILATPPSYRGDLTRTADLYEEIIRMYGFDNIENKMPEENIKPGVKDSMTLVVDEAKEVLAKLGLQEVINYSFISREAIKMLGITEPTLEITNPISDDMAVMRPTLIYSLLMNIRDNLNRNQNGLKFFEVSRVFTPKEDGLANETLRASIALAGKSFKTLWNPKPEAMDFYTLKGFVEKFLEYIGVTRYQLERSEDNNFHPGRSADIKIGKVKIGTFGEIHPELAENMDIKRERAYVAELDLTTLLNYRAKKVKYERIVKYPEVTRDLAVVLDRDVLVGKMLDDIKKSSNLIESVAIFDVYQGEKIEADKKSVAISIVLRKKDGTLEENDINITVDKILKLIAKNYNGEIRQ; from the coding sequence ATAGGTCAGATAACAGAGTATGGAAAACATCCTGAATCTGAAAAATTAACGCTTTTAAAAGTTAATGTTGGAGCAGATGAAGATCTTCAAATAGTTTGTGGTGCTCCTAATCATAAACTAGGTGATAAAGTTGTAGTTGCAACAATTGGAGCAATTTTGCCTGGAGATTTTAAAATAAAGAAAAGTAAAATAAGAGGAGTAGAGTCTCAAGGAATGCTTTGTTCTGAAGTAGAGCTTGGACTTGGAACTGACGGTGATGGAATTATAATACTTCCTGAAGATGCTCCATTAGGTGTAGAGTATAGAGTTTATAAAAAGTTAAATGATGTAATATTTGAACTAGAAATTACTCCAAATAGACCTGACTGCTTATCTTATATCGGTATAGCTAGAGAGATAGCAGCATATTATGGAAGAAAAATAAAATGTCCAGAGTTTGAATCTAAAAAAATTATTGAGAGCATAAATACAGGACATATAGATGTAAGAATAGAAGATAAAGAGAGATGTAAAAGATTCTCTGGAAAAGTTATAAAAAATATAAAGGTTGGAGAATCACCAGAGTGGTTAAAGAATAGATTAATTTCTATGGGATTAAAACCAATAAACAATGTTGTGGATGCAACTAACTATATACTATTTGAATGTAATCAACCATTACATGCTTATGATTTAACAAAGATTGCTGATAGAAAAATTATTGTTAGAAAAGCCATAGATGGAGAAAAAATAGTAACATTAGATGGAGTAGAAAGAGAATTAAATAGAGGAGAACTTGTTATAGCTGATGCAGAAAAACCTTTAGGAATTGCTGGTATAATGGGTGGAGAATCTAGTAAAGTAACAGAAGAAACAACAGAAATTTTCTTAGAGTGTGCATACTTTACTCCAGATAACATTAGAAAAACATCAAAAGAAATTGGATTATCAAGTGACTCTTCATATAGATTTGAAAGAGGACTAGATATAGAAAATACTGCTGAAGTTTTAGAAAGAGCGGCTGACTTAATATCTCAACTAACAGGTGGAGAGATTTTAGAAGGATGTATTGATAAGTATATTGAAAAATATGAAAAAATAGAAATTCCTTTAAATATTGAAAAATTAAGAAAGTTTATGGGAAAAAATATAGAGATAGATGTGGTTGGAAAAATTCTTACAAATTTAGGAATTAAAATAAAAACATTAAACTCTACTACAATACTAGCAACGCCACCATCTTATAGAGGTGATTTAACTAGAACAGCAGATTTATATGAAGAGATTATAAGAATGTATGGTTTTGACAATATAGAAAATAAAATGCCAGAAGAAAATATAAAGCCTGGAGTTAAAGATTCAATGACATTAGTTGTTGATGAAGCTAAAGAAGTATTAGCAAAATTAGGATTACAAGAGGTTATAAACTATAGTTTTATTTCAAGAGAAGCTATAAAAATGTTAGGAATAACAGAACCTACTCTAGAGATAACAAATCCTATAAGTGATGATATGGCTGTTATGAGACCAACATTAATTTATAGCTTATTAATGAATATAAGAGATAATTTAAATAGAAATCAAAATGGTTTAAAATTCTTTGAAGTGTCAAGAGTATTTACTCCAAAAGAGGATGGGTTAGCAAATGAAACACTGAGAGCATCAATAGCTCTTGCTGGGAAATCATTTAAAACTTTATGGAATCCAAAACCAGAAGCAATGGATTTTTATACATTGAAAGGTTTTGTTGAAAAATTCTTAGAGTATATAGGAGTAACGAGATATCAATTAGAAAGATCAGAGGATAATAACTTCCATCCAGGAAGAAGTGCTGATATAAAAATAGGAAAAGTTAAAATTGGAACTTTTGGAGAAATTCATCCAGAATTAGCTGAAAATATGGATATTAAAAGAGAAAGAGCATATGTAGCTGAGTTAGATTTAACTACTTTATTAAACTATAGAGCTAAAAAAGTTAAATATGAAAGAATTGTAAAATATCCTGAAGTAACAAGAGACTTAGCAGTTGTTTTAGATAGAGATGTACTTGTAGGAAAAATGTTAGATGACATTAAAAAGTCATCAAATCTAATTGAAAGTGTAGCTATATTTGACGTTTATCAAGGGGAAAAAATAGAAGCTGATAAAAAATCAGTTGCTATAAGCATCGTTTTAAGAAAGAAGGATGGAACTCTTGAGGAAAACGATATCAATATAACTGTTGATAAAATCTTAAAGTTAATAGCTAAAAACTATAATGGAGAGATTAGACAGTAA